One window of Microcoleus vaginatus PCC 9802 genomic DNA carries:
- a CDS encoding transcriptional regulator: MSINKTLKGRATTPAAGFTMIELLIIILIIGIFSAIVAPSWLMFINNHRLKASLDRAYWAMELAHSNAKRDKISWQASFKEVGKNVQIAVHPADISPAQVPASQWKNLEPQIQIDPDETTVLQVNENNEQKTNGPIRRVMFNHRGCPVSRSDHDCTLTSIRAKGTLTLYHPNLRNSQRCIIISTLLGHKRTSQRQSKPNENKRYCY; encoded by the coding sequence GTGTCAATAAATAAAACGCTCAAAGGCAGAGCCACTACACCTGCCGCAGGTTTTACAATGATTGAGCTATTGATAATTATTTTAATTATAGGAATATTTAGTGCGATCGTCGCTCCCTCTTGGCTAATGTTCATCAACAACCACCGTTTAAAGGCATCGCTCGATCGAGCTTATTGGGCAATGGAACTTGCACACAGCAACGCCAAACGTGACAAAATTTCATGGCAAGCCAGCTTCAAAGAAGTAGGAAAAAATGTACAAATAGCAGTTCACCCAGCCGACATTTCCCCAGCCCAAGTACCAGCCAGTCAATGGAAAAACCTAGAACCGCAAATTCAAATAGATCCAGATGAAACAACAGTGCTCCAAGTAAATGAAAACAACGAGCAAAAAACAAACGGCCCAATCCGGCGCGTCATGTTCAACCATCGAGGTTGCCCCGTATCTCGAAGCGACCACGACTGCACCCTAACGAGTATAAGAGCCAAAGGAACCCTAACCCTATATCATCCCAACTTAAGAAACAGTCAACGCTGCATCATCATCTCCACCCTCCTAGGCCATAAACGCACCTCCCAAAGACAATCAAAACCCAACGAAAACAAAAGATATTGTTACTGA
- a CDS encoding sulfotransferase produces MKQTPKPPDFIIIGAQKGGTTSLYNYLIQHPQIAPATEKEVHYFDLNFDKSPDWYYAQFPQPENGSHKITGEASPYYIFHPHVPQRIYDFCPQVKIIALLRNPVERAISHYYYYIKIGYETLSLEDAIAAEPERLKGEIEKLLANPKYYSYEHQHHSYLTRGIYADQLPAWMKLFPKSQLLILKSEDLYSNPSEILNTVLEFLDLPPQQLQTYEKYNATQYPPISETVYEQLRAYFRSHNQRLAELCDRDFGWD; encoded by the coding sequence ATGAAACAAACTCCCAAACCCCCAGACTTCATCATCATCGGTGCCCAAAAAGGCGGCACAACATCTCTGTACAATTACCTAATCCAACATCCCCAAATCGCCCCCGCCACCGAAAAAGAAGTACATTATTTTGACTTAAACTTCGACAAAAGCCCAGACTGGTACTATGCCCAATTTCCCCAGCCCGAAAACGGTTCCCACAAAATAACCGGAGAAGCCAGTCCTTACTACATATTTCACCCGCACGTTCCCCAGCGAATTTATGATTTCTGTCCCCAAGTTAAAATAATCGCCCTGCTGAGAAACCCCGTAGAACGGGCAATTTCCCACTATTATTACTATATCAAAATAGGCTACGAAACTCTCTCATTAGAAGACGCGATCGCCGCCGAGCCCGAAAGACTCAAAGGCGAAATAGAAAAACTCCTAGCCAACCCCAAATATTATAGTTACGAACACCAACACCACAGCTATCTAACCCGCGGCATTTACGCCGATCAACTCCCAGCCTGGATGAAACTTTTTCCCAAATCACAACTTTTAATCCTCAAAAGCGAAGACTTGTATAGCAACCCATCGGAAATCCTCAACACCGTCCTCGAATTTTTAGACTTACCGCCCCAGCAACTACAAACCTACGAAAAGTACAACGCCACCCAATATCCCCCCATCAGCGAGACAGTATACGAGCAATTGAGAGCATATTTTCGATCGCACAACCAAAGACTAGCCGAATTGTGCGATCGAGATTTCGGCTGGGATTAA
- a CDS encoding prepilin-type cleavage/methylation domain-containing protein, translating into MTKRQQQQNLSQSRDGGYTIIESLVAMIVVSVLMIAIAPVMAFSVATRVQARRTELATQAARTYINALRTGAIKPGVPGFPIPAPAGDLGGAAVPTVADTYCVDLDGDMAGGPCAPSSTKDFRVQGAWLNKDATGSDLTSKGYQLLVRVYRADSFDGTVTLKAPKNATKQSVVGSGLGDRTMPVVEMSTEIPPTGAPSYNSISDRLKKP; encoded by the coding sequence ATGACTAAGCGACAACAACAGCAAAATTTATCCCAGTCACGAGATGGTGGCTACACGATTATCGAGTCATTGGTAGCGATGATTGTAGTTTCGGTGCTGATGATTGCGATCGCCCCGGTGATGGCTTTCTCAGTAGCGACTCGCGTACAAGCGCGGCGGACGGAACTCGCCACACAGGCGGCGAGAACTTACATCAACGCTCTCAGAACAGGTGCTATAAAACCAGGTGTACCAGGGTTCCCAATACCCGCACCAGCAGGCGACTTGGGGGGTGCAGCAGTTCCCACAGTCGCCGACACATACTGCGTTGACCTGGATGGAGACATGGCTGGAGGACCTTGTGCCCCCAGCAGCACCAAAGACTTTCGCGTTCAGGGCGCTTGGCTAAATAAAGATGCTACTGGTAGCGATCTCACATCAAAAGGCTACCAGCTCTTAGTCCGGGTTTACAGGGCTGATTCCTTTGATGGCACTGTAACTTTGAAGGCTCCAAAGAATGCGACAAAGCAATCTGTTGTGGGTTCTGGTTTGGGCGATCGGACAATGCCAGTAGTAGAAATGTCTACAGAGATTCCCCCCACGGGAGCTCCCTCGTATAACTCAATCTCCGATCGTCTCAAAAAACCATAA
- a CDS encoding copper chaperone, whose amino-acid sequence MAILLNVPSIVCSGCGDTITKAIKTVDSDATVNVDVAAKTVTVEAQASEESIKQAVVVTGHTVKD is encoded by the coding sequence ATGGCAATACTACTTAACGTTCCCTCGATCGTCTGTTCCGGCTGTGGCGATACAATTACCAAAGCCATCAAAACTGTTGACTCCGATGCTACGGTCAATGTGGATGTCGCAGCTAAGACTGTTACGGTTGAGGCTCAAGCTTCTGAAGAATCAATTAAACAGGCGGTTGTGGTGACAGGTCACACCGTCAAAGATTAA
- a CDS encoding transcriptional regulator: MSPKSAVNGAISQPREQNDTPTCDPSHLVDCWRAGDIQTQVLNTAKAQRMAEFFSLLGDANRLRLLSVLAKQELCVCDLAAALSMSESAVSHQLRALRAMRLVSYRKVGRQVFYSLLDRHVFELYQAVAEHLDEE, from the coding sequence ATGTCACCTAAGTCTGCTGTTAATGGAGCGATAAGTCAGCCTCGCGAACAAAACGATACACCAACGTGCGATCCATCGCACCTAGTTGACTGTTGGCGGGCCGGGGACATCCAAACACAAGTTCTCAACACCGCAAAAGCCCAGCGGATGGCAGAGTTTTTCAGCCTTTTGGGAGATGCGAATCGCCTGCGGTTGCTATCTGTATTGGCAAAACAAGAACTGTGCGTGTGTGACTTGGCTGCGGCGTTGAGTATGAGCGAATCCGCAGTATCGCATCAGTTGCGGGCATTGCGGGCGATGCGGTTGGTAAGTTACCGCAAGGTTGGGAGACAAGTTTTTTATAGTTTACTCGATCGCCACGTTTTTGAACTTTACCAAGCAGTCGCCGAACACTTAGACGAAGAATAA
- a CDS encoding metallothionein, which produces MTTATQTKCACPSCSCVVNVSEAIEKDGKTYCSSACADGHPNGSGCGHTGCECHK; this is translated from the coding sequence ATGACTACCGCCACCCAAACAAAATGTGCCTGTCCTTCATGCTCGTGCGTTGTCAACGTCAGCGAAGCCATTGAAAAAGACGGCAAAACATACTGTTCCAGTGCTTGCGCTGACGGCCACCCCAACGGCAGCGGCTGTGGCCACACCGGCTGCGAATGCCACAAATAA
- a CDS encoding prepilin-type N-terminal cleavage/methylation domain-containing protein — protein MKTPILLKVLQISATKANPNYKNTASRKGDGGFTLLEVLVIALIVGILSSIAAPGWLAFINRQRVRTVNDRVFQSLRLAQSEAKRTKREVRIEFDTTVDPPKVKFDPPLATGGSEQKLDAGGEIKPGTIALTVNTPAAPTTPPNSIVFDYQGNLTAGITPFVVSVAPVDGGTKQCVIVATLLGGMRTDEGTFNPSTGQGCP, from the coding sequence ATGAAAACCCCAATATTATTAAAAGTTTTGCAGATTTCTGCAACAAAAGCAAACCCCAATTACAAAAATACTGCATCCAGAAAGGGCGATGGAGGATTCACGCTTTTAGAAGTGCTGGTGATAGCGTTGATCGTAGGTATATTAAGCTCGATCGCCGCTCCCGGTTGGCTGGCATTTATCAACAGACAAAGAGTTCGCACTGTGAACGATCGCGTTTTCCAATCATTACGACTTGCACAAAGTGAAGCAAAGCGAACTAAGCGCGAGGTCAGAATTGAATTTGATACAACTGTTGATCCGCCAAAAGTTAAGTTTGACCCGCCACTAGCTACGGGTGGTAGTGAGCAAAAGTTAGATGCTGGAGGCGAAATTAAACCCGGCACTATTGCACTTACCGTTAATACACCTGCTGCTCCTACCACGCCTCCAAACTCGATCGTTTTTGATTACCAAGGCAATCTCACCGCAGGTATAACTCCATTTGTAGTCTCAGTTGCTCCTGTTGACGGCGGTACAAAACAGTGTGTAATTGTTGCAACTCTACTAGGAGGAATGAGGACTGATGAAGGGACATTCAATCCTTCAACAGGACAGGGTTGCCCGTAG
- the aroF gene encoding 3-deoxy-7-phosphoheptulonate synthase, with amino-acid sequence MLEAKLVTKSHPEHQTIVKLSETVSVGGEELLIIGGPCTVESSAQMETVARQLSSASVQALRGGVYKPRTSPYAFQGMGIEGLEILADVSRRYGLPVVTEVMSIAQIEPVVTYADMLQLGSRNMQNFELLKAIGQAGKPVLLKRGLSATIEEFVMAAEYILSHGNPHVVLCERGIRSFDNYTRNVLDLGAVVALKQLTHLPVIVDPSHAVGKRELVAPLAKAAVACGADGLIIECHPQPEKSVSDARQALSLPDMVDLVASLRPVAAAVGRCIPEINLPSQVLSWK; translated from the coding sequence ATGCTAGAAGCCAAACTCGTAACCAAATCTCATCCCGAACACCAAACAATTGTCAAACTCTCAGAAACAGTCTCAGTCGGCGGCGAAGAATTATTAATCATCGGCGGCCCCTGTACCGTCGAAAGTTCCGCACAAATGGAAACAGTCGCCCGCCAACTATCCTCCGCCTCCGTGCAAGCTTTGCGAGGCGGAGTCTACAAACCCCGCACTTCTCCCTATGCTTTTCAAGGGATGGGAATTGAGGGACTGGAAATTTTAGCCGATGTCAGCCGGCGTTACGGTTTACCCGTCGTGACAGAGGTAATGTCGATCGCCCAAATCGAACCAGTTGTCACCTATGCTGATATGCTGCAACTAGGCAGTCGGAATATGCAAAACTTCGAGTTACTAAAGGCGATCGGTCAAGCCGGAAAACCCGTTCTGCTAAAACGCGGCTTGTCAGCCACAATCGAAGAATTTGTGATGGCCGCCGAATACATTCTCAGTCACGGAAATCCTCATGTAGTTCTCTGCGAAAGAGGCATCCGCAGCTTCGACAATTACACGCGAAACGTATTAGATTTAGGTGCAGTCGTAGCGCTGAAACAGTTAACTCATTTGCCAGTAATCGTAGACCCTTCTCACGCCGTCGGCAAGCGAGAATTAGTCGCACCACTAGCCAAAGCAGCGGTTGCTTGCGGTGCAGACGGATTGATTATTGAGTGTCACCCGCAACCAGAAAAATCGGTTTCTGACGCGCGGCAAGCTCTTTCTTTGCCAGATATGGTAGATTTAGTTGCGAGTTTGCGGCCTGTAGCCGCCGCCGTTGGGCGGTGCATACCGGAGATTAATTTGCCTTCACAGGTATTAAGTTGGAAGTGA